The Quadrisphaera setariae nucleotide sequence GCACGCTGCTCTTCCCGGCGATGAACGTCAACGACGCCGTCACCAAGAGCAAGTTCGACAACACCTACGGCTGCCGCCACTCGCTCGTCGACGGCCTCAACCGCGCCACCGACGTGCTCATCGGCGGCAAGACCGCCGTCGTGTGCGGCTACGGGGACGTCGGCAAGGGCTCCGCTGAGTCGCTGCGCGGCCAGGGCGCCCGGGTGCTCGTCACCGAGGTCGACCCGATCTGCGCCCTCCAGGCCGCCATGGACGGCTACCAGGTGGTCCGCCTGGAGGACGTCCTCGACCAGGCGCACATCGTCATCACCACCACCGGCTGCAAGGACGTCATCACCGCGGAGCACCTGCAGGGGCTGCGCGACAAGGCGATCGTCGGCAACATCGGCCACTTCGACAACGAGATCGACATGGCCGGCCTGGCCCGCGTCCCCGGTGTGCAGCGCACCGAGATCAAGCCGCAGGTCCACGAGTGGACCTTCCCCGACGGCCACTCGATCATCATCCTGTCCGAGGGGCGCCTGCTGAACCTCGGCAACGCGACCGGGCACCCGTCGTTCGTGATGTCCAACTCGTTCTCGGACCAGACGATCGCCCAGATCGAGCTGTTCACGAAGCCCGACGAGTACCCGACCGGCGTGCACCTGCTGCCCAAGCACCTGGACGAGGAGGTCGCGCGCCTGCACCTCGACGCCCTCGGGGCCAAGCTCACCGAGCTGACCAAGTCGCAGGCGGAGTACCTCGGCGTGGACGTGGCCGGCCCCTACAAGCCGGACCACTACAAGTACTGAGCCGCTGACGCGCTCCCGGCGGGCCGCTCCCTCACCTCAAGGGGGCGGCCCGCCGTCGTCGTCCCGCTCGCCGGCCCCTCAGAGGCCGGTGAGCCGGCGCGCCTGGTCGTGGAGGGCGTCGCGACGGGCGCGCTCCCGCTGCGCCCGGGCGGTGTCGCGGTCGCGCCGCTCCGCCAGGACGGCGGCCAGCAGCCGCTCCGGCCGGGTCCCCGCAGGGGGCGGGGGAGCCACCAGCGCCGACACCTCAGCGGCCAGGTCACCCAGCACCCGCTCCCGCGAGGCCGGGTGCAGCTGGTCGGCGCGGGCCAGGGCCGTGCGCGCGGCCACCGCGAGCCGACCGGGCAGCATGCCGACGTCGGCGCTGCGCGCCCAGTCCGCCAGCTCGGGGGCCTGGGGCAGCGGCTGCGGACGAGGCCGCGGCACCCGGTCGCGCACCACGACCGTGCCCGCCAGCTGGTCGCCCACCCGCTTGCCGCGGCTGGAGACCAGCGACGCGATGGCCGCCACGGAGCCTCCCGCGACCCACAGCTCACCCACGCCGGCCAGCGCGCGCACCAGCGCCTGGCGGGCGCGGACGGGGCCGCCGTCGTCACGGACCACCCGCAGCCCGGCGGCGGCCTTCCCGGGGGAGCGGCCCCGGCTCAGCGTCTCCCAGGCCACCGGCAGCACCACCAGCGCGAGCACCGACAGCGCCAGGGCGGTGGCGGCCAGGGTCGCCTCGTCGGCGCCGTCGGTGGCCACCGCCAGCACGAAGAAGCCGGCGAGGAGCAGACCCAGCTGGACGACGACGTCGAGGGCGAGCGCCAGCACCCGCGACAGCAGGCCCGCCGTGCGGACCTCCAGCTCCACCGCCTCGCCCGTGACGAGCGCAGGGGGCAGGGCGAGCGCGTCGTCGGGGTGGTCCACCACCGCTGCCTCCTCCACGCCGCTCGACCGCTGGCGGCTGCGTGCAGTCTGGCGCCTGCCCGGCACGGCACACTGGGCGGGTGGACGCCGAGGCCTTCGCGGCCGTGCACTCCGACGAGTGGGACGAGCTGGAGCAGCTGCTCCGCCGCCGCCAGCTCAGCGGCGCCCAGGCCGACCGGCTGGTGCTGCTGTACCAGCGCGCCGCCACCCACCTGTCGCAGGTGCGCTCCTCCGGGGGCGACCCCGCCGTGGCCGCCCACCTCTCGCGCCTCGTGGCGCGGGCGCGCACGCGCATCGCCGGCGCCCGCGAGCCCGCGTGGCGGGACCTCGTCCGCTTCGTCACCACCTCGTTCCCCGCGGCGCTGTGGCGGGTGCGCTGGTGGACGGCGGGTGCAGCGGCCTTCACCCTGGTCGTCGCCGCCGCCACGGCCGTGTGGATCGTCCGCGACCCCGCCGTCCTGGCGTCGCTGGGCACGCCCGAGGAGCTGCGCCAGTACGTCGAGTCCGACTTCGCCGGGTACTACTCCGCAGACCCGGCCGCGGCCTTCTCGGCCCGCGTCTGGACCAACAACGCCTGGATCGCCGCCCAGTGCGTCATCTTCGGCATCAGCGGCTTCTGGGTGCCGTGGGCGCTGTTCCAGAACGGGCTCAACGTCGGCGTCGCCGCCGGGCTGATGATCAGCTACGGGCAGGGCCCGCTCTTCTTCGGGCTCATCCTCCCGCACGGGCTCCTCGAGCTGACCAGCGTCTTCGTGGCCGCCGGCGCCGGGCTCAAGCTGTTCTGGGCCCTCGTGGACCCGGGCCCGCGTCCCCGCACCCGTGCCCTCGCCGAGGAGGGCCGGGGGCTGGTCACGGTGGCCCTGGGGCTCGTGGTGGTGCTGGCCCTGTCAGGGGTCGTGGAGGGCTTCGTCACACCGAGCGGCCTGCCCACGTGGGCCCGCATCGGCATCGGCGCCCTGGCGCTGGGCTCCTTCCTCGCCTACGGCGGCGTGCTCGGCCGGCGGGCCACCCGTCGCGGTGAGACCGGTGACGTGCGCGAGGAGCAGCGCGAGGCCGTCCAGCCCGTCGCGGGCTGACAGCACCCCGACGCGCGCTCAGGCGCTCCCGAACGGCACGTCGAGCACCTCGATCGCGGAGAAGCAGTCCGCCAGGTGACCGGGCAGCGAGCCGCCGTCCAGGGCCCAGTGCTCCGAGGCGGTGAGGACCGCCGCCATCACGGCCCCCGCCTGCGCCTCGGCGGCAGCGGTGCCCGGGCCGCTGGACCGCCCGGCGATGACCTCGGCCAGGCGCAGCTGCCCCTCGCGACCCGCCGCCAGCCAGCGGCGCGTCAGGGGCGGCTGGTCGAGGCACACGACGATCATCCGGCGCAGGTCCAGAGCAGGGGCCTCGACCGTCGCGAAGACCTCCTGCACCCCCTCGTGCACCGCCCACAGCAACGACGCCCCGCGGCGGCGGGACACCGCGTCGGCGAGGTCGCCCGCGGCGGTCACGAGGTGGCAGGTGGCGGCGTCCTCCGCGGTGTCGCAGTAGCGGCGCAGCGCGCTGGTGGAGATCCCCGCCGCCGCGGCGACCTGCTCGAACGACACCGCCTCGCAGCCGTGCTCCTCGAACAGGTCCGCAGCAGCGCGCTGGACGGCCAGCCTCGTGGCTCTCCGGTGCCGCTCCACGAGGGCCACGATCTCACCCGGGCAGGACGGGCCCGCCACCGGTGTGATCTTCGGCTCGAGGTGGTCAGCAGCTCACAGGCGTCCGGCGGCCTTGAGCGACAGGTAGGCGTCGGCCAGCCGCGACGGGAGGAGGTCCGGGTCCGCGTCCACCACCACCGCACCGGTGCGCCGCACCAAGGCCGTCAGCGCCGCCCGCTCCAGACGGGTCCGCTCGGCAGCCGCTGCCGTGTACGCGTCAGCGGCGTCCGGCGCCCGTCGTCGTCCTGGTCCCCCGGGGCGCTGGCGGCCGGCGGCGCCCCCCTCACCGCGCTCGGAGGCCATCGCGTCCAGCGCGGGGTCGGCCACGGAGGCCACCACCACCGCGTGCAGCGCGGTGAGGCTGGACAGCACGGGCAGCAGTCCCGCCTCCGCCGCCGGCTCCAGCGGCGTGAGGAGCACCAGCAGGCCCCGGTGCGGCATGCGGCGACGCACCTGCGCGACCAGCGCCGGCCAGTCGGCCTCCACGAGCGCCGGCTCCAGCGGTGCCATCGCCTGCACGAGGGCGGGCATCAGCGCGGGCGGGCGCTGCGAGGTCACCGCCGCCCGGACGGTGCGGTCCGCGGCGAGCAGGTCCACCCGGTCCCCGGCGGTGGCGGCCACCGCCGCGAGCAGCAGCGCGGCGTCCATGGCGGCGTCCAGGCGGGGGGCGTCCCCGATGCGCGCCGCGGACGTGCGGGAGGTGTCGAGCACCACCAGCACCCGCCGGTCGCGCTCGGGACGCCAGGTGCGCACCACCAGCGAGCCGCGCCGGGCGGTGGCGCGCCAGTCGACCGAGCGCGCGTCGTCACCGTCCACCCACTCGCGCAGGCTGTCGAACTCGGTGCCCTGCCCGCGCACCTGCACGCTGGCCGAGCCGTCGAGGGTGCGCAGCCGCTCCAGCGCCGCCGGCAGGTGCCGGCGCGAGGAGAACGGCGGGAGCACGCGCACCCGGCCCGGGACGGGCAGCGTCCGCTGCCGCGCCGCCACGCCCAGCGGACCCCGCGACCTCACCACCACGGCCGCCACCTCGCGGTCGCCGCGGCGCACCGGCTCCAGCTCGGTGACCAGGCGGCGCCGCTCCCCGGGCGGCGCGTCGAACCGGTGACGACCCGCCGCGGGGACGACGACGCCCGCCGAAGGCCCCCACGCGTCGCGCAGCGCCCCGCGCACGCGCCGGGCGCCGGTGTTCTCCACCACCAGCGGCACCGCGGTCCGCTCGCCCAGGCGGACGGGCCCGGTCTCCTCGCGCCGCACCGACAGCGACCGCGGCGACCCCGCCAGGAGCAGGTCGAGCGCCGTGAGCCCCACCACGACGACGGCCCAGCCGAGCACGCCGGCCCAGGGCAGCCAGCCGCTGCCCCCGCCACCGGCATGGACCAGCGCGGGAACGAGCGCCGCCGGCAGCGCCCCGACCGCCACCAGCAGCACCCACCGGCCGGTCAGCACCACGGCGAGACCCCCACCGCGCTGGTCACCTGAGTGGTCACCGGGATGGTCAACGGGGGACCGGCACGCCGGCCAGCACGCTCTCGAGCACCGCGTCGACGCTGGCGCCGTCGAGCTCCGCCTCCGGGCGCAGCTGCACGCGGTGGCGCAGCACGGGCAGGCTGAACGCCTTGACGTCGTCGGGCACCACGTAGTCGCGCCCGGTCAGCCACGCCCACGCCCGCGCGGCCGCCAGCAGCGCCGTCGCTCCGCGGGGGGAGGCGCCCAGCCGCAGCGACGGTGCGGTCCGGGTGGCGCGGGCCACGTCGACGACGTACTCGACCACCTCGGGCGCCACGTGCACGCGGGCGACCGCCGCGCGCGCGGCGGCCAGGTCCTCAGGGCCGGCGACGGCCCGGACGCCCGCGGCTGACAGGTCCCGCGGGTCGAAGCCGGCGGCGTGGCGCGCCAGCACCTCCACCTCCGCGTCGCGCGGGGGCAGCGGCACCACCAGCTTGAGCAGGAACCTGTCGAGCTGCGCCTCCGGCAGCGGGTAGGTGCCCTCCTGCTCCACGGGGTTCTGCGTGGCGGCCACCATGAACGGCTCCGGCAGGCGGTGCGCCGCGCCGTCCACCGTGACCTGCCGCTCCTCCATGGCCTCCAGCAGCGACGCCTGCGTCTTGGGAGGGGTGCGGTTGATCTCGTCGGCGAGCAGCAGCTGCGTGAACACCGGACCCGGGCGGAAGACGAACCCCCCGGTGTGCGACTCGTAGACGAGCGACCCCGTCACGTCGCCGGGCATGAGGTCGGGGGTGAACTGGACCCGCTTGCTGCCCATCGACAGCGACGCCGAGAGCGCCCTCACCAGCAGCGTCTTCGCGGTGCCCGGCACGCCCTCCAGCAGCACGTGGCCGCCGCAGAGCAGGGCGACGACGACGCCGGTCACCACGCCCTCCTGGCCCACCACGGCCTTGCC carries:
- the ahcY gene encoding adenosylhomocysteinase, translated to MAVQHRVRDLSLAPAGRHQIRLAEHEMPGLMALRERYTASQPLAGARIAGSIHMTVQTAVLIETLVALGAEVRWASCNIFSTDDAAAAAVVVGPSEQGGTPEDPRGVPVFAWKGETLEEYWECTDQIFRWDGVDGPNMILDDGGDATLLVHKGVEFEAAGAVPSAGEDDSEEYRVILETLRRSVAEDGQRFTRMAPGIKGVTEETTTGVHRLYEMQRAGTLLFPAMNVNDAVTKSKFDNTYGCRHSLVDGLNRATDVLIGGKTAVVCGYGDVGKGSAESLRGQGARVLVTEVDPICALQAAMDGYQVVRLEDVLDQAHIVITTTGCKDVITAEHLQGLRDKAIVGNIGHFDNEIDMAGLARVPGVQRTEIKPQVHEWTFPDGHSIIILSEGRLLNLGNATGHPSFVMSNSFSDQTIAQIELFTKPDEYPTGVHLLPKHLDEEVARLHLDALGAKLTELTKSQAEYLGVDVAGPYKPDHYKY
- a CDS encoding RDD family protein; this encodes MVDHPDDALALPPALVTGEAVELEVRTAGLLSRVLALALDVVVQLGLLLAGFFVLAVATDGADEATLAATALALSVLALVVLPVAWETLSRGRSPGKAAAGLRVVRDDGGPVRARQALVRALAGVGELWVAGGSVAAIASLVSSRGKRVGDQLAGTVVVRDRVPRPRPQPLPQAPELADWARSADVGMLPGRLAVAARTALARADQLHPASRERVLGDLAAEVSALVAPPPPAGTRPERLLAAVLAERRDRDTARAQRERARRDALHDQARRLTGL
- a CDS encoding stage II sporulation protein M, encoding MDAEAFAAVHSDEWDELEQLLRRRQLSGAQADRLVLLYQRAATHLSQVRSSGGDPAVAAHLSRLVARARTRIAGAREPAWRDLVRFVTTSFPAALWRVRWWTAGAAAFTLVVAAATAVWIVRDPAVLASLGTPEELRQYVESDFAGYYSADPAAAFSARVWTNNAWIAAQCVIFGISGFWVPWALFQNGLNVGVAAGLMISYGQGPLFFGLILPHGLLELTSVFVAAGAGLKLFWALVDPGPRPRTRALAEEGRGLVTVALGLVVVLALSGVVEGFVTPSGLPTWARIGIGALALGSFLAYGGVLGRRATRRGETGDVREEQREAVQPVAG
- a CDS encoding TetR/AcrR family transcriptional regulator, which gives rise to MAGPSCPGEIVALVERHRRATRLAVQRAAADLFEEHGCEAVSFEQVAAAAGISTSALRRYCDTAEDAATCHLVTAAGDLADAVSRRRGASLLWAVHEGVQEVFATVEAPALDLRRMIVVCLDQPPLTRRWLAAGREGQLRLAEVIAGRSSGPGTAAAEAQAGAVMAAVLTASEHWALDGGSLPGHLADCFSAIEVLDVPFGSA
- a CDS encoding DUF58 domain-containing protein, which gives rise to MVLTGRWVLLVAVGALPAALVPALVHAGGGGSGWLPWAGVLGWAVVVVGLTALDLLLAGSPRSLSVRREETGPVRLGERTAVPLVVENTGARRVRGALRDAWGPSAGVVVPAAGRHRFDAPPGERRRLVTELEPVRRGDREVAAVVVRSRGPLGVAARQRTLPVPGRVRVLPPFSSRRHLPAALERLRTLDGSASVQVRGQGTEFDSLREWVDGDDARSVDWRATARRGSLVVRTWRPERDRRVLVVLDTSRTSAARIGDAPRLDAAMDAALLLAAVAATAGDRVDLLAADRTVRAAVTSQRPPALMPALVQAMAPLEPALVEADWPALVAQVRRRMPHRGLLVLLTPLEPAAEAGLLPVLSSLTALHAVVVASVADPALDAMASERGEGGAAGRQRPGGPGRRRAPDAADAYTAAAAERTRLERAALTALVRRTGAVVVDADPDLLPSRLADAYLSLKAAGRL
- a CDS encoding AAA family ATPase, which translates into the protein MTDSPVEPSGDPAVPATEPTQQPAPQAPGAQAADQRARAALAAVRAEVGKAVVGQEGVVTGVVVALLCGGHVLLEGVPGTAKTLLVRALSASLSMGSKRVQFTPDLMPGDVTGSLVYESHTGGFVFRPGPVFTQLLLADEINRTPPKTQASLLEAMEERQVTVDGAAHRLPEPFMVAATQNPVEQEGTYPLPEAQLDRFLLKLVVPLPPRDAEVEVLARHAAGFDPRDLSAAGVRAVAGPEDLAAARAAVARVHVAPEVVEYVVDVARATRTAPSLRLGASPRGATALLAAARAWAWLTGRDYVVPDDVKAFSLPVLRHRVQLRPEAELDGASVDAVLESVLAGVPVPR